GCGCCCGGAAAACGGACCGGGAAGAGAGGAGATGCGCCGCCTGCCGCCGGATCGACCCCGCTCCCCTCCCGCGAGGGGTTGTGTGCGCGGGAGCGAAAGGGGCCGGTCTCCTGGCTCGAGGCAGCTGCCGCTCGCCTTCCCGGGAGGATCTCCCAGTGGCGGTTGAGCGGGCCGGGCCGGCGGAACACTTCGCCGGGCCTCTTACAGTGGCGGGGCCGCGCCGGACTCACACCGGCTTCCGAATGGCCCCCCTCGCTTCTGTGTCGGGCAAGCTAGCCCCGGGCGTCCGTCCCTGCAAGCCCGTCGTTCGGACGGGACCACCCTCCCTCAGCGCGCCGGGACCGGATCACGAGGGTTTCGGGGGAAACGCGAACGGTCGGTTCCCTGGGAAAGTCTACAACGCTCGCCGGCAGCGACGAGCTCGCCGGCCCACGGCCGGGCTGAACGAAATCGGCACCGCGCCCGCGAGAAGGGGCGCGGCCCTCTCCTCGTGTCCGCCCGTGTCCACCCGGAGAGACAACTATGGCGCTGTGAACGACTTCAGCCGCCCCCGCCGGGGCGCCGGCGCCCCTGCCCCGGTACACTCGCCCCGCGATTCGCGTCCGTCCGCTCCATGGAACGGCACGTTCGCCCCTTCGTCCTACGCCCGCCGCGCGCGGAAGGCCAACTTCTATCCACGGCCGGCGACGGCCGCACCGACCCACCACGCCCCACCCAGGAGAAGGCCCGTGACCCTCCCAGAGGCCCGGACGGGCACGCCAGCACCCGAACCGACGCCGGCGCGCTCGCCGGGCGTCCTCCACTTCGGCGCGCGACCGGCCCAGCCGCCCTCGGCGGCCGCGCGCTTCACCCCGCGCGGCCAGGGCGACGCACCGCGCCTGTCCGCCGATGTCTCCCGTTCACCCGAATCCGCGCGGAGCGCCCGCGCCGCCCTGGCCGCCGCGCTGCGCCAGGCGGGACACCTCCCCCCGCGGCTGCGCCAGGCGCTGGCCCTGGCGTGCGAGAACGAGCGGCCGATCTGCACGGTCGGCCGGCTGGCGAGCTTGAGCGGCTGCGACCGCCGCACGCTCTGGAACCAGTGGCGCACCGCCGTGGGCCGCGAGGCGCCGGTGCGGCTGGAGGACTTCCTCCACTGGCAGCTCCTGCTGCGGGCCACGGCGCTCAAGGAGCCGGCGCTCGCCTGGGCCGACGTGGCCGACCGGCTGGGCGTGCACCCCCACACCGTCGCGCGGCTGGCGCGGCAGCTCACCGGCCGCACGCTGCGCGAGCTGAGCGCGTGCACCGAGGCAGGGATCGCGGCGGAGTTCGAGCGCGGCTTCCTCCCGCACCTGCTGGGCGCGGAGCCCGATACCCCTTTTGAGGCCCCCGCCCGCCGGGCGAGCTGAAGCCGGGGTCCGGCAGGCGGAAGCAGCCGGCGGAGCACGACGGACGGTCAGGACGGACGGACGAAGAGCCGGCGTGGGGTGTGTGGCCGCTCCCGGGAACTGGGTGAGGGGCCCGGAGCACCACCCCCGCCGGCTTTTCTTGTCGATGGGAAGCCATTCCAGATTCTGCGATTGATTGTGCAAAGGAGATGTCATCCTGAGGGAGCCGCTGCGCCGAACCTGCCCTCGGCAACGATGTTTGGCAGCGACCGAAGGATCTACTCACCCCAGAGCGAGGCCGGCTTCTGCGCACTGCATCTGGCCACCAGACACGCGGAGTAGATCCTTCGGTCGCGTCCCACCATTGGTGCGGGAGCAAATCACGCGCGGACGCTCCCTCAGGATGACTTCGTGTGTGGCATGGAATGCACAGTCGATTTCGGAAGGTCGTATCAGATCACACTTCTCCACCGCGCAGCGGGGGAGGGAGCGCGCCCTCTGGCTGCGACGAACGAGCAGCCGAGGGTCGCGCGGGGAGGGGGCCTCCCGTCGGCCCACGAAGAACGGCCCCTCTCCCGTCGCCGGGAGAGGGGCCGCGCTCTTTCATTCACGCACTTCGCACTCAGGACTTCGCACTTCGCACTTGCAGTTACGGCAGCATCCCCTCGCGCGGGCCCAGGAAGCCGAGCACCAGCAGCGTGGCGACGACGGCCCAGATGCAGGCGTAGAGCACGGCGACGATCTTCCGCTTCTCCAGGATCTGCGGGTAGAGGATCGGCTTGCCGGCGAACTTGCCGCGCGGCTTGTTGGGGAAGAAGAACGTCTTGTACGTCTCGATGGTGGCCACCGTGTAGCCGATCCCCGCCAGCCCGATGAACACCCAGTTGTCGGTGAAGAAGGCCATCACCGCGCTCCAGGTGGTGGCGATGGCCGGGCTGCGGAAGAACTTGAAGGTCTCGAACCCCTCCAGCGGCGCGTCCTTCCACGCCCCCCCGAACGCGCTGAACCACCCGCCCGCGCTGGCCAGCAGCAGCACCGCCCACTTCGGCGCGTTTGGGTACGCCGCCTGGAGACGCGTCACCCCCCAGACGGTGAGCGCGATCACGGCGACCACGGCCAGCAGGATCGACCAGCGCACCGGCCGGCTCCGGACCGGCTTGCCGAAGACGCCGAACTGCATGGGGATGAAGTACTTGCTCTGGTCTTCCTCGCGGATGAAGGTCTTCCACAGCTCCACCACGAGCCGCTCCAGCGCGTAGACGATCCCGAAGAAGACGGCGGCGTGCGCGGCCGTGTCCACCGGGAAGCCGGTCGCGCGCTGCAGCGCCGCGGCCACCAGCGCGGCCACCACGATGCTGCGGAAGTACTTGAGGAAGGTGAAGCCCTCGTGCGGCGCGTCCTTGTACATCCCCCACGAGGAGGTGTGGGCGCCCGCCAGCAGACCGATCAGGATCGACATGGCCACGGGTTCAGAGGGATCGGAGGCCCGGGACGGAGAGGTCCCGGCCGAGTGAGCGGTAGGCGGCCTCCAGCAGCACCAGGTCGCGCCGGGCCGCCTCGAAGCCGAAGCGCGGCTCGCGGTTCTCGCGGAGCGCGGGGACGAAGTCGCGCCACATCCCCGCGTAGCCGGCGATGTCGGCCGAGGGCCCGCGCAGGCGCCTCCGGCGGCCGCGCACCAGCACGAAGACGCCGTTGGTCTCGAAGGTAGCCGTCCCCTCCGAGCCGTAGACGGCCGAGAGGTGCAGCCCCTTGAGCGCGGAGGCGATCTCCCACGAGTAGTACAGCGTCCCCACCGCGCCGCCGGCGTAGCGGAAGGCGACGACCATCGTGCGGTCGGGCCCCGCCTGGCTGCCGGGGCGGAAGGCCTGGAGCCCGTCGACCTCCAGCCCCAGGTTCGCCATGAAGTTGATCCAGTGGATCCCGCCCTCGAAGAGCGCGCCGGGGCCGGAGAGCGCGGGGTCGCCCCGCCAGTCGGCGACCTTCTGCTCCTTGAGCGCGTTGACGGTGACGATCTTCACCTCGCCGAGCGCGCCCGAGGCGATCACCTCGCGCAGGCTCTCGGCGAGCGGCTTGTAGAAGTAGTTCTCGGCCACCAGCACCCGCCGCCCCGCCGCGTCGCGCGCCGCGCGCACCGCGTCGAAGTCCGCCGCGCGCAGGAAGGGCGGCTTCTCCACCACCGCGTGCTTCCCCGCCTCCAGCGCCGCGAGCGTCAGGTCGAGGTGCGAGCTGGGCGGCGTGGCGACCACGACGGCGCCGACGCGGGGGTCGCGGACCGCCTCCTCGTACGAGCCGAACGCGCCCGCGCCGCCGAAGCGCCGACCGTACTCCTCCGCCTTCGCCCGGTCGCGGCTGGCGAAGAAGAGCGAGACGCCCTCATGGGATTTCAGCCGCTTGGCGTGGATGCGCGTGGCGAAGCCGCACCCCAGGAAGGCGATCCCCAGTCCGTCCCCCGCCATCAGGCCGCCCCCGCGTCCACGGACGACAGCGAATCCGCCGTGACCCCCCGCGCGAGCGCCCGGCCCACGCGCAGCGCGTTGGCGGCGATGGTCAGGCTCGGGTTCACCCCGGCGGAGGTGGGGAAGACGCTGCCGTCGGTCACGTAGAGGTTCTCCAGCCCCCGGAAGCGGCAGAGCGGGTCGAGGGCCGACGTCCGCTCGTCGTCGCCCATCCGCACCGTCCCCACGGCGTGGGAGAAGGTGGAGACGGGCCAGGTGACGGCGAAGCGCGCGCCGGCCCGCCGCAGCACCTGCTTCGCCTTGCGGACCAGGAAGGCGCGCGCCGCCAGGTCCCGCGGCGTGTAGCGGTGCTCCACGACCAGCCGCGGCAGGCCGAAGGCGTCGCGCTCGGCCGGGTGCAGGCGCACACGGTTGCCCGGCCGCGGCTGGTCCTCTGCGATGGCGAGCAGGCCGGTGAGGTGCGCGGCCGCGGGGGCGCCGATGCGGGCGAGCGGCTTCGGCAGCACGTACTGGAGGAGTCCCGGCGCGGGCCCCATCACCTGCTGCAGGTTCCCCAGCTTCCCCGCGGGCGCGCCGGGCTCGCTCGCGCCGAAGTAGAAGTCGTGGATGGCGAGCTGCTTGTGGTGCTCGTCGGCCGGGTTCGGCCGGCGCGCGAACACGCCGAAGGTCATCGCGTTGCAGTGCCGCATCAGGTAGCGCCCGACCGCGCTCCCACCCGGGTTCAGCCGCTCCAGCCCCGACGCCAGCAGCAGGTGCGGGCTCGCCAGCGCGCCCGCCGCGAGCACGAAGGCGCCCGCGCGGAAGGCGACCCGCGTGCCCGTCTTGCGGTCGACGCACTCCACCGCCGCCACCCGGTCGCCCTCGGCGAGGAGCCGCACGGCCGCCGTGTCGGTGACGAGCGTCATCCCGCGCGCGACCAGGGTGGGGATCACGCGCGTGGCCAGGTCGTTCTTCGCCCCGATGGCGCAGGCGAAGGTGTCGCAGGTGGTGCAGCGCCGGCAGACGGCGCCGATCTCGGCCGCGTGGTTGATGGCCAGGGGGATGCGGAACGGGTGCAGCCCCAGCGACTCGGCGGCGCGCCCGATCCGCCGCGAGGTCTCGCTGAGCGGGGCGGGGGGCTGGGGATAGGGGGCGCTGCGCGGCGGCTCGGTGGGGTCGCGCCCGGCCTCGCCGGAGACGCCCAGGAGCCGCTCGGCGCGGGTGTAGAACGGCTCCAGCTCCGCGTAGCCGAACGGCCAGGCGGCGCCGCTGTCGTCCACGATCTCGCGCCCGGGGTGGAAGTCGCCCTCGCGGAAGCGGAAGCTCGCGCCGCCGTAGAAGACCGACGGGCCGCCCACGCAGGTGCACAGGTTCTGGCGCCCGGCGCGGCGGCCGCCCAGCACGTCGTAGGCGCTGTCGGCGGCGTAGAAGGGGGTGAGCGTGAACGCGCCGTCGCCGGCCCAGTTGTGCGGCCCGCGCTCCACCCAGCCGCCGCGCTCCACCATCAGCACGCGCCAGCCGGCCTCCACCAGCTCCAGCGCCGCGAACGCCCCGCCGAAGCCGCTGCCGATGACCACGGCGTCGTACTCGGTGCGGGCTGCGTCTGTGGGGGGCGTGCTCGGGTACGGCTGGAACTGCGGCACGGCGCGTCTCGCGGGGAATCATCAGGGAGAAAGACGGCGGAAGATGCCGGTTGCGGCGCCTCCGCACAAGCCCCGGGCCCACCCGGCGAGGCGCCGCGCCGGACCCGGCCGGAGGCGGACGCCGCCCCCCGCTGGTCCAGGGATGCGGCCCTGGCACGAGCATTGACGCAGGGCAGGATCGCGCCGCGAGAACCGCTTCACGACGGGAGATGGTGGGACCGCGGCGAGCCGCGGCGGCCGTGCACCGCGGCCATCTCGCAAAGGAGGGACAAGATGAAGAAGCTGCAGCTGAAGCCGGAGGACCTGCGCGTGGAGTCGTTCCCCGTCCCGGACCTGCCCTCGGAGGAGAGCGCGATGACGCCGACCGGGCTTCCGCATACCTGCCCGGAATGTCCGCGGACCCGCAACGTCCTCTGCTACTGACGGACGCAGGCCGGCGATCCTCCGGCGCAAAGCCTCACACGGAACTAACGGAGTCAACGGAGTCGACAGAGAACCCCGCAGTTCTCCGTTAACTCCGTTGACTCCGTGTGAGACATTCAGTTACGGATCTCGATCTCCGGACGATCCTCTGCAGGATGGTGTCATACCACAGTGCAGAGCGTAGTTCTGGTTC
This window of the Longimicrobium sp. genome carries:
- a CDS encoding Gfo/Idh/MocA family oxidoreductase codes for the protein MAGDGLGIAFLGCGFATRIHAKRLKSHEGVSLFFASRDRAKAEEYGRRFGGAGAFGSYEEAVRDPRVGAVVVATPPSSHLDLTLAALEAGKHAVVEKPPFLRAADFDAVRAARDAAGRRVLVAENYFYKPLAESLREVIASGALGEVKIVTVNALKEQKVADWRGDPALSGPGALFEGGIHWINFMANLGLEVDGLQAFRPGSQAGPDRTMVVAFRYAGGAVGTLYYSWEIASALKGLHLSAVYGSEGTATFETNGVFVLVRGRRRRLRGPSADIAGYAGMWRDFVPALRENREPRFGFEAARRDLVLLEAAYRSLGRDLSVPGLRSL
- a CDS encoding GMC family oxidoreductase gives rise to the protein MPQFQPYPSTPPTDAARTEYDAVVIGSGFGGAFAALELVEAGWRVLMVERGGWVERGPHNWAGDGAFTLTPFYAADSAYDVLGGRRAGRQNLCTCVGGPSVFYGGASFRFREGDFHPGREIVDDSGAAWPFGYAELEPFYTRAERLLGVSGEAGRDPTEPPRSAPYPQPPAPLSETSRRIGRAAESLGLHPFRIPLAINHAAEIGAVCRRCTTCDTFACAIGAKNDLATRVIPTLVARGMTLVTDTAAVRLLAEGDRVAAVECVDRKTGTRVAFRAGAFVLAAGALASPHLLLASGLERLNPGGSAVGRYLMRHCNAMTFGVFARRPNPADEHHKQLAIHDFYFGASEPGAPAGKLGNLQQVMGPAPGLLQYVLPKPLARIGAPAAAHLTGLLAIAEDQPRPGNRVRLHPAERDAFGLPRLVVEHRYTPRDLAARAFLVRKAKQVLRRAGARFAVTWPVSTFSHAVGTVRMGDDERTSALDPLCRFRGLENLYVTDGSVFPTSAGVNPSLTIAANALRVGRALARGVTADSLSSVDAGAA